The following proteins are encoded in a genomic region of Corylus avellana chromosome ca4, CavTom2PMs-1.0:
- the LOC132176995 gene encoding PHD finger protein MALE STERILITY 1, with the protein MSHLDLIGSKKRKKGERVFRFKSFGEPGYPVEFVGPFRENVKALLEFGHLESSSSSSSCREMPSWSFLLELHRHPPVQILLFVIEEPVEASLNPYCKHCQYVGWGHHMICNKKYHFVLPSKDTAGAAYLSCKGNEAGPANICGKSNNFVESQDHLMHGVFHSNGFGHLLRVNGVEMGSDLAGHHIMDFWDRLCTGLRARKVSLNDISHKRGMELRLLHGVAYGESWFSRWGYRFGRGTFCVTQPMHQKAIEAVQGIPLCLLIHHLGTINSNHDIPIIFSRYQALSDHSLINLGDLFNFMLELKARLPKENCLDTYNPGILVETTCRWSPKRVEMATRVIIEALKRAEFRWVSRQEVRDAARAYIGDTGLLDFVLKSLGNHIVGNYLVRRSLNPVTKVLEYCLEDVSNVLPSHHQEGFVVTNPKVKARYKITRAQLMKDMFNLYKCILKDHQKPGNILSSIPVAARIILDSKYLIKEYCGELPLKVELGFQGKLNLYSTVLLRSSDQEGTGEGAATNKAMPPYECVTLKNNATIDELKKEVQANFREMYWGLRSLVVESVLNLNARGTDLVFGLVEVGRKLVFEGSSKEHGIMKRQIYEFGPNSNNNIHCACGAKEDDGERMVSCDICEVLQHTRCVGIPDNEEIPHIFLCNRCEQEIVLLPNSLP; encoded by the exons ATGTCGCATCTGGACCTGATTGGCAgcaagaaaaggaagaaaggaGAGAGGGTTTTCAGATTCAAGAGCTTTGGTGAGCCTGGTTACCCTGTTGAGTTTGTAGGGCCTTTTCGAGAAAATGTGAAAGCCCTTCTTGAATTTGGGCATTTGGagagtagtagtagtagtagctCATGCAGGGAAATGCCAAGCTGGTCTTTTCTGCTTGAACTCCATCGCCACCCTCCTGTCCAAATCCTTCTCTTTGTTATTGAAGAACCTGTTGAAGCTTCCCTCAATCCTTACTGCAAGCACTGCCAATACGTAG GGTGGGGGCACCATATGATTTGCAATAAGAAGTACCACTTTGTGTTGCCTTCCAAGGACACGGCCGGGGCTGCATATTTGAGCTGCAAAGGCAATGAGGCAGGTCCAGCCAATATTTGTGGTAAGTCAAATAATTTTGTGGAATCGCAGGACCATCTAATGCATGGTGTCTTTCATTCTAATGGCTTCGGCCATTTGCTCCGTGTTAATGGGGTTGAAATGGGCTCTGACTTGGCTGGCCACCATATTATGGATTTCTGGGATCGTTTGTGCACCGGATTGCGAGCCAG GAAAGTGAGCTTGAATGACATTTCACACAAGAGAGGCATGGAATTAAGGCTACTACACGGAGTAGCATACGGTGAGTCATGGTTCAGCCGGTGGGGTTACAGATTCGGGCGTGGAACCTTTTGTGTCACTCAACCAATGCACCAAAAGGCAATAGAAGCAGTTCAAGGCATCCCCTTGTGCCTACTAATCCACCACCTCGGCACTATTAATTCCAACCACGACATCCCCATCATCTTCTCCAGATATCAAGCCTTATCAGACCACTCCTTGATCAACCTCGGCGACCTCTTCAACTTTATGCTAGAGCTCAAGGCCCGTTTGCCTAAGGAAAATTGCTTGGACACCTATAACCCTGGAATCCTTGTGGAAACCACTTGTAGGTGGTCGCCCAAGAGGGTTGAAATGGCCACTCGGGTGATCATTGAAGCTCTCAAGCGGGCTGAATTCCGGTGGGTTTCCAGGCAGGAAGTAAGGGATGCTGCCCGTGCCTACATTGGTGACACGGGTTTACTAGATTTTGTGCTAAAATCATTGGGAAATCACATTGTGGGAAATTACTTGGTTCGTCGGAGCTTAAATCCTGTGACAAAAGTTCTTGAGTATTGTCTAGAAGACGTGTCCAATGTGTTGCCTAGTCATCATCAAGAGGGTTTTGTCGTGACCAATCCAAAAGTTAAGGCACGGTACAAGATCACTAGGGCACAATTGATGAAAGACATGTTCAATTTGTACAAGTGTATTCTCAAAGACCACCAAAAGCCAGGGAATATCTTATCATCTATACCGGTGGCTGCCAGGATAATCCTCGACTCCAAATACCTTATCAAAGAGTACTGTGGAGAGCTGCCTTTGAAAGTTGAATTGGGGTTCCAGGGAAAGCTAAATCTTTACTCTACTGTTCTTCTAAGAAGCAGCGATCAAGAGGGTACTGGTGAAGGTGCTGCAACAAACAAAGCCATGCCTCCATATGAGTGTGTCACGTTGAAAAACAATGCAACCATTGATGAACTGAAGAAAGAAGTCCAAGCCAACTTCAGGGAAATGTATTGGGGATTGAGAAGCCTTGTTGTGGAATCTGTGCTGAATTTGAATGCCAGGGGGACAGATTTGGTGTTCGGGCTGGTTGAAGTGGGTCGCAAGCTTGTGTTTGAGGGGAGCAGCAAAGAGCATGGAATTATGAAGAGGCAAATATATGAATTTGGTCCAAATTCGAATAATAATATTCATTGTGCTTGTGGAGCCAAAGAGGATGATGGGGAGCGAATGGTATCATGCGATATATGCGAAGTTTTGCAGCATACCCGGTGTGTTGGGATTCCAGATAATGAAGAAATTCcacatatatttttatgcaaCCGATGCGAGCAAGAAATTGTACTCTTACCTAATTCTCTACCATAG
- the LOC132179502 gene encoding protein BASIC PENTACYSTEINE2-like codes for MDDDALNMRNWGYYEPAFKGHLGLQLMSTMADRDTKHFLPGRDPNSIMVNPANGTFHPRDCVVSEAPVPMNYLRDSWPNERDKFLNMLPPNPNYAILPETSGAHSLQTSGAHSLQILQPPEPLRDERVGRIEEQQPVKNEGSQMKKRQNGGAPKTPKAKKPRKPRDNNNSSVQRVKPAKKNMDVVINGIDMDISGIPIPVCSCTGTPQQCYRWGCGGWQSACCTTNVSMYPLPMSTKRRGARIAGRKMSQGAFKKVLEKLAAEGYNFANPIDLRTHWARHGTNKFVTIR; via the coding sequence ATGGATGATGACGCATTGAACATGCGCAATTGGGGTTACTATGAGCCGGCCTTCAAAGGGCATCTTGGCCTGCAGCTCATGTCAACCATGGCTGACCGTGATACCAAACATTTTCTGCCTGGTCGTGATCCGAACAGCATTATGGTTAACCCGGCGAATGGAACCTTTCATCCTCGGGATTGTGTTGTTTCGGAAGCGCCTGTCCCTATGAATTATCTGAGGGACAGTTGGCCAAACGAGAGAGATAAATTTCTCAATATGTTGCCCCCCAATCCTAATTATGCCATTCTCCCAGAAACTTCCGGAGCTCACTCCTTACAAACTTCGGGAGCTCACTCCTTACAGATTTTACAACCACCTGAACCATTGAGGGATGAGAGGGTGGGTAGAATTGAAGAGCAGCAGCCTGTTAAAAATGAAGGCAGTCAAATGAAGAAAAGGCAGAATGGGGGTGCCCCAAAAACCCCAAAAGCAAAAAAGCCCAGGAAGCCTAGGGATAATAACAATTCTTCAGTCCAACGCGTGAAGCCAGCGAAGAAAAATATGGATGTTGTCATAAATGGGATTGATATGGACATCTCGGGTATACCTATTCCAGTTTGCTCATGTACTGGAACTCCTCAACAATGTTATCGATGGGGGTGTGGTGGTTGGCAGTCGGCTTGTTGTACCACAAATGTGTCAATGTATCCTTTGCCAATGAGTACCAAAAGGCGGGGTGCAAGGATAGCTGGGCGGAAAATGAGCCAGGGTGCATTTAAGAAGGTCTTGGAAAAACTTGCAGCCGAAGGTTATAATTTTGCTAACCCAATTGATTTGAGGACTCACTGGGCAAGACATGGTACCAACAAGTTCGTCACTATCAGGTAG